The genome window CGGAAGTCCATCCGCGGCCGGCGGCCGGCGGCGTCGTGCCAGTTGTCCCAGATGGGCCAGTAGAGCAGCACGTCGTTGTCGGGCACGCCGCTCTGCATCACCGACTGCACGCGGGCGATGTACTGGTTCAGCGCCGGGATGTCGCGCCAGAAGGCGTTGCGGTCGTTGAACTGGGTGGAGGCATAGAACAGCCACCCCGGCCAGGTGGCGTCGTCCGGGGAGTAGGCGGTGCCGTGGAAGAAGACGTGGTTGATCCCGCTCACGAAGAGCCCGTCCACCGCCTGCTTGACGTCGTTCAGGCTCACCGTCCAGTGCTCGCCCAGCCAGGTCATCGACTCGGCCGAGGCCCGGGGCTTCCCGGCGACGTGCGCCGCGGAGGAGGCGAACTTGGAGATCAGCGGGTCGGCGTCGCTGCCGTCCAGCGGACCGAAGATCTCGGTCTCGGGGATGTCGCTCGCGGCGTACAGGTCCAGGATGTTCCCGGGCGAGCCGTGCGCCTGGTTGCGGGTGAGGCTGCCGTGCTGGTGGGCCCAGTCGGTGAAGGGCCCGATCAGGTGCTCCAGCAGCATCTCGTCCATCGTCTGTCGGTAGTCGGAGCGCACCCGCGCCACGGTCTCCGGATCCCCCTCCCCCGCCAGCGCCGCGGCGTATTCCCGCAGGTCGTAGCCCCGCCGCTCGGCGAAGAAATCGAACAGCTCGGCCGACCCGTCGCCCGAGTACTCGTAGGAGTCGTGGAAGAAGGAGCGGACGATCCCCTCGGGGGGGCGCTCCAGCTTGCCGCCGAAGTAGTCGAAGTACGCCGCCACCGCCTTCTCGGAGAGCACGTCGACCACGTTGCCCTCGCCGCCCGGCGCCGGACGCTTCACCTGCTCGTTGTTGTTGCGGATCTCCACGCTCCACGTCACCGCTCCGCTCGGCGCGGTGTCGGCGACGAAGCGCAGGGAGCGGCTGGCGAGCTCCAGCGGCACCTCGGGACCCCCCATCTTCCACCCGGAGCCCGGGGGCATGTCCAGCCCCATCCCCAGCCGGTTCGCCTCCGCCGCCGCGTGCCCGAGCATCGCGATCCAGCGGTCGGAGAAGTAGGGGATATGCCGGTCCTCCTGCCCCTTGATCCCGTAGATGCTGGTCACCTCCACGCCGCCGAACCCCACCCGCGCCAGCTCCTCCAGCTCTCGGGTGAGATTGGCCGAGTCGACCGCGCTCCCCAGCCACCACCAGCGCGTCCACGGCTTCGCCTCCCGGGTGATCTCCGGCCACTCGAGCTGGGCGTGGAGCTGCACGGGGAGTAGCAACCCGAGCAGGAAGAGGATCTTTCTCATGGATCGGTGACGGATAGGGAAGCTCGTTTGGATGATGGAATGGGGAGGATGAATGGGATAATGGCGCGATTCGCACCATCCGCACGCGCGTTCGGCCTCCGCGCCCCGCGGGCCAACTCCTGACTCCTAGCTCCTAGCTTCTAACTTCTGGCTTCTGACTCCTGACTTCCCACCCTCCACCGCCCCTATCCCGGCCTCAAAAATCAAACTCATCGATATTCCCCGCATTGAAGATGAACGGCTCGCCCAGCCGCACCTCGTCCTCCACCACCTCCACCGTTCCCAGCCGCCCGGCCTCCAGCGCACTATCCCCCGGCTCCAGCTCGCCCGACACCAGCGCCTGCGCGGTGCGCACGGTCAGGTACCCGAGATCCACCGTGTTCCACAGCACGATGCTCTCGATGATCCCCTCCTTGATGTAGGGGCGGCACATGTTCGGCAGCGACAGACCGGTGACCTTCACGTCGGTGCGCCCCGACTGCTTCACCGCCTCGGCCGCACCCGGCACCGCCGGCGCGGCGATGGCCATGATCAGCTTCACGTCGGGGTAGACCTTGAGCACGGTCTGGGTCTCGGCAAAGGCGCGGTCACGGTCGCCGTCGCTCGGCTGGATGGTCACCAGCTCGATGTTGGGATAGCGCTCCTCCAGCCGCGCCCGGATGTGCTCGATCCACTCGTTCTGGTTGGCGGCGCTGAGCGAGGCGGTGATGATGGCGAAGCGCCCCTCGCCGCCCATGATGCGCGCGGCCTCGTCCATCAGGGTGTAGCCGATGCCCTGCGGGGTGGCCTGATTCACCAGGAAGTGTCGCGCGTCCTCCTCCGCGTCGGCGTCCCAGGTGATCACCTTGATGCCGTTGTCCATCGCCTTGCGCAGCACGCTCGAGATCGCCACCCGGTTCTCGACGCTCACCGCAATGGCGTCCACCCCGCTGGTGATCCACGCCTCGACGATCTGGTTCTGCCGCGCGGCGTCGAGGTCGGTGGGGCCGTCCCACAGCAGCTCGACGCCGAACTCCTCGGCCGCCTCGTCCGCGCCCGCACGCGCGCTGATGAAGTAGGGATCGCCCTTCGCCTTGGGCATCATCGCCACCACGGGTCGATCCGCCGGGTTCGTCGCCGCGCCGGCCGCGGCCGCGCGTTGCCCCGCGGGACCGCCGATGGCGTCGGTGATCGAGCGGACCAGCATCCAGTTGCTCGCCGCCACGATGAGCGAGCCGGCGAGGACCACGGCGCTCAGCACCGCGACCTGTGAATTCCTCACTTCGTCTTCCTCCTCAGGATGAAGCGCCGGGGCCGCCCGGGCGCGCGCGCGCCGATAGAGGCCGTCCAGCAGGATCGTGCCGACGAGCAGCACGCCGGTGAGCACCCCCGCCAGCTCCGCCGGCAGCGCGCTCAGGCGCAGCCCGTTCTGCAGAATCACGATGGCGAACAGGCCGAGCACGGTGCCCAGCACGGTCCCCCGTCCGCCGAAGATCGATGCCCCGCCCAGCACCACCGCCGTGATGGCGATCAGCTCGTAGCCCGTCCCCGCGTCGGACTTCGCCTGCCCCAG of Longimicrobiaceae bacterium contains these proteins:
- a CDS encoding glycosyl hydrolase, coding for MRKILFLLGLLLPVQLHAQLEWPEITREAKPWTRWWWLGSAVDSANLTRELEELARVGFGGVEVTSIYGIKGQEDRHIPYFSDRWIAMLGHAAAEANRLGMGLDMPPGSGWKMGGPEVPLELASRSLRFVADTAPSGAVTWSVEIRNNNEQVKRPAPGGEGNVVDVLSEKAVAAYFDYFGGKLERPPEGIVRSFFHDSYEYSGDGSAELFDFFAERRGYDLREYAAALAGEGDPETVARVRSDYRQTMDEMLLEHLIGPFTDWAHQHGSLTRNQAHGSPGNILDLYAASDIPETEIFGPLDGSDADPLISKFASSAAHVAGKPRASAESMTWLGEHWTVSLNDVKQAVDGLFVSGINHVFFHGTAYSPDDATWPGWLFYASTQFNDRNAFWRDIPALNQYIARVQSVMQSGVPDNDVLLYWPIWDNWHDAAGRRPRMDFR
- a CDS encoding substrate-binding domain-containing protein is translated as LGTFSLFRGVAEGLTRGIDAYSGFPWGFLFLGQGYVGGVVPTQLFVLAAAAIGFAWWLHRTGFGRSLYAIGFSPEGARYAGIPVERRLFVIYLLSGLASALAAVIYVAHLGQAKSDAGTGYELIAITAVVLGGASIFGGRGTVLGTVLGLFAIVILQNGLRLSALPAELAGVLTGVLLVGTILLDGLYRRARARAAPALHPEEEDEVRNSQVAVLSAVVLAGSLIVAASNWMLVRSITDAIGGPAGQRAAAAGAATNPADRPVVAMMPKAKGDPYFISARAGADEAAEEFGVELLWDGPTDLDAARQNQIVEAWITSGVDAIAVSVENRVAISSVLRKAMDNGIKVITWDADAEEDARHFLVNQATPQGIGYTLMDEAARIMGGEGRFAIITASLSAANQNEWIEHIRARLEERYPNIELVTIQPSDGDRDRAFAETQTVLKVYPDVKLIMAIAAPAVPGAAEAVKQSGRTDVKVTGLSLPNMCRPYIKEGIIESIVLWNTVDLGYLTVRTAQALVSGELEPGDSALEAGRLGTVEVVEDEVRLGEPFIFNAGNIDEFDF